In Canis lupus familiaris isolate Mischka breed German Shepherd chromosome 5, alternate assembly UU_Cfam_GSD_1.0, whole genome shotgun sequence, a genomic segment contains:
- the INSL5 gene encoding LOW QUALITY PROTEIN: insulin-like peptide INSL5 isoform X2 (The sequence of the model RefSeq protein was modified relative to this genomic sequence to represent the inferred CDS: inserted 1 base in 1 codon; substituted 1 base at 1 genomic stop codon) codes for MPAQSEQVAVPYIVLTQRPDSIKNAIGHRGEREGELGNQAPILKCQILEESMKLLWGLEYIKAVVHFCASSRWRRHXKGIPQSQQGNHLQLPNYVYDYVSEESTVQNLPKVDSSGEESLQDGQLPTGGFWGSEKHWVMLKQDLXSVCCTVCCSITDLLVLC; via the exons ATGCCTGCACAAA GTGAGCAGGTGGCTGTCCCCTATATTGTTCTGACTCAGAGACCAGATTCTATCAAGAATGCTATTGGTCATCgaggtgagagagagggagaattgGGGAATCAGGCACCAATTCTTAAATGCCAG ATTCTTGAGGAGTCCATGAAGCTCCTCTGGGGGCTAGAGTACATAAAAGCAGTTGTCCATTTCTGTGCTAGCTCCAGGTGGAGAAGGC CCAAAGGGATCCCTCAAAGTCAGCAAG GAAACCACCTCCAGCTCCCAAATTATGTTTATGATTATGTTTCTGAGGAAAGCACAGTGCAAAACCTCCCGAAGGTGGATTCCTCAGGGGAGGAAAGTCTTCAGGATGGACAGCTGCCTACTGGAGGGTTTTGGGGCTCAGAGAAGCACTGGGTGATGTTAAAACAAGACTTATAAAGTGTGTGTTGCACTGTCTGCTGTTCCATAAC